The genomic stretch TGGCCGCGGTGGTGTTGCCGACCGCGTCCAGGATGTCGGTGCGCTGCCGCACCTCGGCGGGAAGCTCGCTCATCTCCGCGATGCCGCCCGCGTTGTCCGCGATGGGGCCGAAGGCGTCGATGGCAAGCTGCATCGCCGTCGTCGCCATCATCCCCGCCGCGGCGATCGCCACGCCGTACAGCCCCGCGAACTCGTACGAGCCGATGATGCCCGCGGCGAGTACGAGGATGGGGAGCGCGGTGGACTCCATCCCCATCGCGAGCCCGCTGATCACGTTGGTGGCGTGGCCGGTGGCCGACCCCTGGACGATGGTGTTCACCGGGCGCTTGCCCATCGCCGTGTAGTACTCGGTGATCATGCTCATCAGCGCGCCCACCGCCAGCCCCACCGCCACCGCGCCGAACACCCCCATCGGACTGAACTCCTGCGAGCCGGTACGGCCCATCCGCATCGTGTCCGGGAGCATCCAGACGATCAGGAAGTACGAGCCGACGGCCGTGAGCAGGATCGACACGTAGTTGCCGCGGTTGAGCGCGGCCTGCACGTCGCCGCCCTCCTTGATGCGCACCAGCAGGATGCCGACCAGCGAGAAGACGATCCCCAGCCCCGCGATCACCATCGGCAGCAGGATGGGGCTCATCCCGCCGAAGTTGTCGCCGCGGGCCACCACCTCGCGGCCCAGCACCATCGTCGCCAGGATCGTGGCCACGTACGAGCCGAAGAGGTCCGCGCCCATCCCGGCCACGTCGCCCACGTTGTCGCCCACGTTGTCCGCGATGGTGGCGGGGTTGCGCGGGTCGTCCTCGGGGATGCCGGCTTCCACCTTGCCCACCAGGTCGGCGCCCACGTCGGCCGCCTTGGTGTAGATGCCGCCGCCCACGCGGGCAAAGAGCGCGATGCTCTCGGCGCCCAGCGAAAAGCCGGTCAGCACCTCCAGCGCCCGCTCCATCTCGAAGCCGTTGGGCGAGGCGCCGTCCACGAAGAAGCCGTAGAAGGCGATGAAGAGGCCGCCCAGGCCCAGCACCGCCAGGCCCGCGACGCCCATCCCCATCACCGAGCCGCCCGCGAACGACACGTCGAGCGCCTTGGACAGGCTGGTGCGCGCCGCCTGCGCCGTGCGCACGTTGGCCTTGGTGGCGATGATCATCCCGATGCGCCCGGCGACGGCCGAGAAGAGGGCGCCGATCAGGAACGCGGCGATGATCAGCGGGTGCGACCGCTCGTCGGCGAAGCTCAGGTAGCCGAGGAAGAGCGAGGCGATCACCGCGAACATCGCCAGCACGCGGTACTCCGCGTTCAGGAACGCGCGGGCGCCGTCGGCGATGTACCCGGCGATGGTGCTCATGCGCTCGTTGCCGGCGTCCTGCTTCGACACCCAGCCGGACATCACAAAGGTGTAGACCAGGGCCAGCACCCCAAGGGCGGGGACAGCGTATGCGATCGGATGCATGTGAACGGTGTTGGGGCTACTGAAAAAAAGGACGCGCCCGCTTGCACACCCGTCCGGCCGCCGTGGGGCAGGGGAGGGGGCGCACAGCGCGGGCGCCGTGACGCGCGCGATAGGATGGCTGAAAGAAGCCGGAAGCGCAAGCGGGCCGGGCACGGAAACTCCGCGCCCGGCCCGCCTTCAACGTGTCACGAACGGCTCAGACGCCGTCCTTGTCGTCCGTGTACGTGGGGCGCGGGGGCTCCTGCAGCCCGCCGTGGGCCTCGTCGCCCGTCAGCTGCACCACGCTGTGCCTGCGGCCGTACAGGAAGTAGATCAGCATCCCGATCGCCAGCCAGATGAAGAGCCGCGTCCACGCCTCGGTCGGCAGCCCCGTCATCAGGTACAGGCACGACGCGATCCCCAGGATGGGGAAGAGCGGCACGAACGGCGTCTTGAACGGGCGCGGGCGGTTGGGCTCCTTCACGCGCAGGTACCACACGCCGCCGCACACGATGCAGAAGGCCAGCAGCGTGCCGATCGACACCAGGTGGCCCAGCTCCGATACGTCGAAGAAGCCGGCCAGCAGCGCGCACACGGTGCCCACCAGCATGCTGCTGATGTGGGGCGTGCGGAAGCGCGGGTGAAGGCGGCTGAACAGCGGCGGAAGGAGGCCGTCGCGCGACATCGTGTAGAAGATGCGCGGCTGGCTCATGAGCATCACCAGCATCACCGACGAGAGACCGGCGATCGCGCCGATCTTGATCCACGGCGCCAGCCAGGTGTACCCCGTCGCGTCGATGGCCACGGCGATCGGCTCGCCCACATTGAGGCGCGGGTACTCCACGATCCCCGTCATGATCCCCGACACCAGGATGTACAGCACGGTGCAGATGATCAGCGACCCCAGGATGCCGATGGGCATGTCCCGCTGGGGATTCTTTGCTTCCTGCGCCGTGGTGGACACCGCGTCGAAGCCGATGTAGGCGAAGAAGATGACGCCGCCCGCCGCGATGATGCCGTTGAAGCCGTACGTCCCCGGGCCGGTGCTGGCCGGGATGAAGGGCGTCCAGTGGTCCACCGTCTGGCCCCAGTGCGTGAGCACGTAGTAGCCGCCCGCCAGGATGAACGCCGTCACCACGCCCAGCTTGATGAGCACCGCCGCGTTGTTGAAGCGGGCCGACTCCTTGATCCCCACCACCAGCAGCACCGTCACCGCGAAGATGCCGATCGCCGCGATGGCGTTGAAGCCGCCGTTCGCCTGCGGCAGGGTGTTGATGTCCACCCCCTGCTTGGAGAGCGACTCGGCCAGCGCCGCCGTCTTGCGCACCCACGTCTCGGAGCCGGGCGCCTGCACCAGCTCTCCCGGAGGCGAGGTGAGGCTGGGGGGGAGCACGACCCCCAGGTCACGCAAAAAGGAGTTGACGTACCCCGACCACCCCGCCGCCACCGTCGCCGCTCCGAACAGGTACTCCAGGATCAGGTCCCACCCGATGATCCACGCGATCAGCTCGCCCAGCGTGGCGTACCCGTAGGTGTACGCGGAGCCGGCGATGGGGATCATGGCCGCGAACTCTGCGTAGCACAGGCCGGCGAAGACGCACGCGATCCCCGCGAAGACGAACGCCAGCACGATGGCGGGCCCGGCATGCTGTGCGGCCGCGGTCCCGGTGAGCACGAAGATACCGGTTCCGATGATCGCCCCGATCCCCAGCGAGACCAGGTTCAGCGGTCCCAGCTCGCGTTTCAGCGCGTGCTCGCCCTCCGCGGTTGCGTCCGCCTGCAACTGGTCGATGTTCTTGCGGGCGAAATAGTTCATGGCTGCTCCGGTCTGGGCGGAACCGCGTCCGCGGTGGGGATGGATACAGGCGCGCCGGGACCACGGGGCGCGAGTGGAGCTACTCTGGGTTTCGCGCAATGTAACGCCCGTGTGGCGCCGGTCAAGCGCTCGTTCGGCTCTTTGCGCCCAACATGTACGCCGCGACGGTTGCGGCGGGCCGCGCGGGGGCGTACCATCCACGCGCTGCACCGGGGGCGATCCCGCCCCGCGTACGCCCTGCGCCCGCCGCTGATGCCGAGCCACGACCTCCTCGCCGTTCCCGAATCGCGCGCATTCCCGCTGCGGCGCGTCCTCCAGCGCCTCCTCGCGGCCCGCCGCGTGGTGCTGGTGACCCACGTGGGCGCGGACGGCGACGGCAGCGGCTCGCAGGCGGCCCTCGCGGCCTGGCTGGAGTCGCGCGGCATCGAGGTGGCCATCGTCAACCCCACCCCCTTCCCGGACCTCTTCCGCTTCTGCCTGCACCGGCAGGACGTGGTGGCGGAGATGGGGACGCCGGAGGGCGAGGCCGCCCTGGCCGAAGCCGACCTGTTCGTCGTGCTGGACACCTCGGAGCCGCCGCGCGTGGGCGCCCTGGCCGAGCGACTCCCGCCGGACCGCACCCTGGTGGTGGACCATCACCCGGCCGGCAGCGAGGTGGTGGGCGACACCGCCGTTCAGGACCCCTCCGCCGGCGCCACCGGCGAGATGGTGTACGACCTGATCACGCTGGCGGGCGACGCCGTGCCGCACGCCTCGGCGCTGGGGGCGTACGTGGCGATCGTGAGCGACACCGGCTCCTTTCGCTACTCCAACACCACCCCGCGCATCCACGCCGTCGCCGCGGAGCTCCTGGGCCGCGGCATCGACACGGAGGTGGTGTACCGCCGCATGTTCGCCACCGCGCCGCTGCGCCGCCTGGAGCTGCTGCGCGAGGCCCTGGCCACCCTGCGCACCGACCCTGAGGCGCGCATCGCCTGGATGACGGTGCGTGCCGACACCGCCACGCGCCTGGGCGCCACGGGCGAGGACTTCGACGGCCTCATCGAGCACGTGCGCTCCATCGAGGGCACCGAGGTGGCGATGCTCTTCCGCGAGACGGGCGAGGGCGACACCAAAGTCTCCTTCCGCTCCAACGGCGCGGCGGACGTCAACCGCCTGGCCCGGCGCTTCGGCGGGGGCGGGCACGTAAAGGCCGCCGGCGCGCTGATCCCCGGCGGCATCGACGAGGTCGCCCCTCCCGTCCTGGCCGCCGCCCGCAGCGCCGGCTGAGCGATGCCCGCGGCAAGACGAAGGGGCGCCCCCGCTGCCGGGGGCGCCCCTTCGTCTTTCCCTCCCCCCGGATCAGCGGTAGGGGTGGGCCTTGGCGTAGTTGTACGCGGTGTACGCGGCGATCAGGTGGCAGACCCACCCCAGCAGCCCGCCGGTGCCGATCCACATCCCCGGCGTCACGATCAGCCAGAAGAGCCCGCGCAGGAACTTGCCGTTGTAGATCTGCCCGATGCCGGGGATCAGGAAGCTCAGGAGAGCCGCAATGCCAGGATTTCTCACCGTGTCCTCGCTTTCCAGGTGCGTGCGTTACCCGGCCTCTTCCGGGACGAGGTGCGGTACGGTGGGGGAGCGTGGGAAGTTTCGGGTTCCCACCCCTCCCCCCCGTCCATCCGCGGGTGCCTCCACATCGGGAAACGCGCCGGTCGTAGGGGCGCGATTCATCGCGCCCTCCCTTGCCCCACCTCGACCCCCGCCCCCCGCACCAACCCTGTAGGGGCCGCCCCACGTGGCTGCCCGTGCCCGACCCCGCGAGAATCCACGTCCCCTGCAAACGCCAGCGCCCCTCCCCCAGATGGTTTTCGGGGGAGGGGCCGCGAGGTGACGAGCGGGGGAGGGGCCCCGGAGAGGCCCTACTCCACCTCCGACTCCAGGTACGTGTACCCCGCCAGCCCGTCCACGTAGTCCGCGATGAAGGCGTTGGCCTGCGCGCGGGGCAGCCGCGCGTTCGCCACCTTTTTCCGGAACGTCGCCACCAGGTCCTGCGCGTTGAACTGCACGTAGTTCAGCACCTCGGTCACCGTGTCGCCGTGGACGAGGTCGCCGATCTCGTAGCCGCCCTCGGCCAGGCGGATGTGCACGGCGTTGGTGTCGCCGAACAGGTTGTGCAGGTCGCCCAGGATCTCCTGGTACGCGCCCGTCAAAAAAATCCCCAGGATGTACGGCTCGTCCGGATGGAAGGTGTGCAGCTCCAACGACGGCTTGGCCTTACGCCAACCCACGAAGCTGTCGATCTTGCCGTCCGAGTCGCAGGTCACGTCCTGCAGCGTGCCGCGCCGCGTGGGCTCCTCCCCCAGCCGGTGGATCGGCATGATGGGGAAGAGCTGGTCGATCGCCCACGAGTCCGGGAGCGACTGGAAGAGCGAGAAGTTGCAGAAGTAGCGGTCGATCAGCACCGACTCCAGCTCGGGGAGGATGTCCTCGTACTCCTCCGGGTCCTTGCGCGCCTCGTCCGCCACGCGATTCATGATGGCGAGCCAGTAGCGCTCCGCCGAGGCGCGCTCCCGCAGCGAAAGCGAGCCGCTGTTGAAGAACAGCTGCATCTGCTGCTTGGCGAAGGAGGTGTCGTGGTACACCTCGCGGGTGTTGCGCACGCCCACCTCCTTGAGGGTCGCCGCCAGCTCCTGCACCAGCGCGTGCGCATCCTCGTCCACCGGCTCCGGCTCGCCGGCCACCTGCGTCTCCAGGTCCACCACGTTGATCAGCAGCAGGGCATGGTGCGCCGTGAGGGCGCGCCCGCTCTCGCTGATCACGTGCGGCATGGGGATCTCGTTCTCGCGGCACGCCTCCGCCAGGCCGTAGATGATGTCGTTGGCGTACTCCTGCACGCTGTAGTTGACGCTGGCCGACGAGGTGGAGCGCGACCCGTCGTAGTCCACCCCCAGCCCGCCGCCCACGTCCACGTACTCGATCCCCACGCCGATGGTGCGCAGCTCCACGTAGAAGCGCGCCACCTCGGCCATCCCCAGCTTGATGTTGCGGATGTCCGGGATCTGCGAGCCCAGGTGGAAGTGGATCAGCTTGAGCGTGTCCAGCTTCCCCGCCGCCTCCAGCTTGTCCAGCACGCGCACCACCTGCGACGCGTTCAGCCCGAACTTGCTCTTCTCCCCCGCAGTCTCGCTCCAGCGCCCGGAGCCGGTGGTGGTGAGCTTGATGCGCACCCCCAGCGTAGGCACCACGCCGATCTCGTCGGCCACGCGCAGGAGCGTCTCCACCTCGCTCAGCTTCTCGATGACGATGAGCACCTTGTGCCCCAGCTTCTGGCCCATCATGGCCAGGCGCATGAACTCCTCGTCCTTGTACCCGTTGCACACGATCAGGTGGTCCGCGCGCTCGGTGAGGGCGAGCACGGCCTGCAGCTCGGGCTTGCTCCCCACCTCCAGCCCCACCCCGTGCGCCTGCCCGAACGCCACGATCTCTTCCACCACGTGGCGCTGCTGGTTCACCTTGATGGGGTACACGGTGGTGTAGCCACCCTCGTAGTCGAACTCCTTGATGGCGTGCTGAAAGCGGTCCGTCAGCGTCTCGATGCGGGTGCGCAGGATGTCGGAGAATCGCAGGAGGAGCGGAAGGCGCACCCCCTGCGCCTCCATGTCCATGGCGATCTCGAAGAGGTCGAGCTCGCGCGAATCCTCGCGGGTGGGGCGCACGGCGACGTGCCCCTTGTCGTTGATCTCGAAGTAGCCGACCCCCCACCCCTCCACGTTGTAGAGCTCGCGGGAGTCTTCGATCGTCCAGTCGGTAGCCAGTGCGGCCTCCGGGGTTGGGAGCGTTGCGGTTGTGCGTTGCGGGGGCGCAATTTGGACCCTCTGGCCCCGGAGCGAAAGACCCCGCCCCCGGCTTGTCCGCCGCGGGGGGCCTCCGCTACCTTCCGCCGTCCGGCCCCGCGCCGCGCGGACGCCCGCGTTCGCACAGCCCGAGCGGCCCTCCGTACCCCAGCCGAGATCGTTCTCCCATGTACCGCGCACCGGACTTCTCGCAGCCGCGCTTCCAGTCCGCGCCCGAAGCACGCTTCGCCCCCGCGCCCGCCGACGGCGTCCTTCCGGAAGGCTTCTTCTCCACCACCAACCTCCCCACCTACGTGCACACCGGTGGGGAGTGGCGGCTCCCGCGCGACCCGCGCATGGACGCGGCGCTGGTGCTGGACCCGGACGGCGTGCCGCGGGTGCTGGAGGGGCGCTACGTGCGCGCCGGCCAGAAGGTGGCTATGGGGATGGCCGAGGACGGCTCGCAGGGGATCTTCGTGCACGTGGCGGGGCTGATGGGCGACCCGGACCAGGGCCCCGAAGGCGAGTTCAAGTTCATGTCGAGCGAGGTGTCGCGCGAGAAGCCGACCGACTACGGGGAGATGGCGCGCATCCTGGTGGAGGAGAAGGAGCGCGGCGGCTGCTTCGTGTGGGTGGTGGGCCCCGCCGTGCTGCACTCCCGCGGGCGCGACACGCTGGCCTGGTTCATCCGCAACGGCTACGTGGGAGTGATGTTCGGGGGCAACGCGGTGGCGGTGCACGACATCGAGTCCGCCACCATGGGCACCACGCTGGGGATGAACTCGCGCGGCCTCCCCATGCTGGGCGGGCACGGCTTCCACATGCGCGCCATCAACCGCGTGCGGGCGGCCGGCTCCATTCGCGCGGCGGTGGAGCAGGGGGTGGTGAAGGAGGGGATCATGCACGCGCTGGTGACCTCCGGCGTCCCCTTCGTCCTCGCCGGCTCCATCCGCGACGACGGCCCCCTCCCGGACACCCTGACCGACGCCATCGTCTGCCAGGAGACGATGAAGGAGCACACCCGCCGCGCCACCGGCGTCATCATGATCGCCACCGCGCTGCACTCCATCGCCACCGGCAACATGCTGCCGTCGTACGCGTGGAACGAGGAGACGGGCGAAGTGCGGCCGATTACCACCATCTGCGTGGACTCGTCGGAGTTCGTGGTTTCCAAGCTCAAGGACCGCGGCACCCACCAGGCGTTCGGCGTCATCACCAACGCGCAGGACTTCCTCCACGTGCTGCGCCACTACGTGGAGATCGAGGTCGCCTCGCGGCAGCTCGCCTGACCCGCGCGGCCTTGCTTCCGCCCAACCCCCACCTCGCCGCCGCCCTGGCCGCCGCGGCGGAGCAGACGCCGCCCGAACAGGTGGACCAGGTGTGGATCTTCCCGCCGCGCCCCCTCGGCGCGCGGGAGAGCGGGCTGGCCGTCCTCGCCCTCTTTGCCGAGGCCGACGCGCGGGGGCAGCGCCGCACCCTGCACACGCTCACGTACGAGGCCGAGGCGCTCAAGGGCGGCAAGACGCGCCGCGTGGACACGCGCCAGGAAGAGGGCACCGTTCCCGCGGACCGGCTGGACCGCATCGTGGACGGGATGGTGCGCCGGCTGGGCGGCGGCACCGAGACCCCCGAGGTGCGCGACGTGGGCGGCGACCCCGCGGACTGGACTCGTCTCCTGGCCGAGCTCGCCGGGATGCTTGACCCCCGCTAACAAGAATGATTATCGTTGGGGTGCCGTGAAGTCGGCGAGCTTTCCCGCAAGGAGCCCAGCATGTCGGTAGCGACCTTCGATTCTCCCCCCGTGGCCTCGCCGTACCTCCACCTCTTCCGGCGCTACCTGAAGCAGCAGGGGCTCCCGGTTACGCAGCAGCGCGAGGTGGTGGCGGACGTGGTGTTCAGCACCACCGAGCACCTCTCGGTCGAGGAGATCGAGGCGCGCCTCAGGGAGCGGGGCGAGCGGATCGGCAAGGCCACCATCTACCGCACCATGGAGATCCTGGTGCGGAGCGGCCTGGTGGAGGACCACGACTTCGGCGACGGCTTCAAGCGCTACGAGCACCTCTTCGGCGGGCAGCCGGTGCACGACCACCTGGTGTGCACCCACTGCCGAAAGGTGACGGAGTTCCGCAGCCCGGAGCTGCTGCGCATCAAGGACGCGGTCTCGCGCGAGCACGGCTTCGCCCCCACCCGCCACCGCCTGGAGATCCACGGCCTCTGCGCCGAGTGCCAGGAGCAGGGCGTCACCGTGGCCTACAACGGGCTCACCTGCCCGGCGTGGTAGCCTGACGGAAGTGCGGAGGCGCGGAGACGCGGGGAGGGAACGGAAGAGGGGAGGCTGCGGCGGGACGCGGCCTCCCCTCCGTGCCGTTGACGCACGGGGGCGCACCCGTTCTTTTGCGCCCGCCCACATCCCATCGAACCCGAGCGCCGGACCCGATATGAGCAACGACCTCCCCGAATCGCTGAAGGACCTTCCCTGGGAGCTGCCCCGCAACTTCCTGGGCCTTGAAGGCGATGCCGCCGGGTGGGAGAACGCGGGCGTGGTAATCCTGCCGATCCCGTACGAGTCCACCGTGTCGTACCAGGGCGGCACCAAGCTGGGCCCCGCCGCCATCCTGGAGGCGTCGCGCTACATCGAGCTGTACGACCAGGAGCTGGACGGCGAGCCCGGCCCGGCAGTCGGCGTCTGCACGCTCCCCGCGATCCACCTCAGCTCCGCCGGCCCCGAGGCGGCCGTGCGCGAGCTGCGCGAGGCGTACGACACCATCCTCGCGGCCGCCGGTGACCGGCTGGTGATCGGGCTGGGAGGCGAGCACTCGATCTCCAGCGCCCCGGTGCTCGCCAACGCCGCGCGACTCCAGGGCCGCCGCCTCTCCGTCCTCCAGTTCGACGCGCACGGCGATCTGCGCATGGAGTACGAGGGCTCACCCTACTCGCACGCGGCCGTGATGGCCCGCTGCATCGACGACGCGGACCTGGTGCAGGTCGGCATCCGCGCCATCACCTCCGAGGAGCGGGCGCTGATGCGCGAGCGTGCCCCCGCCATCACCACGATCTTCGCCGAGGAGATGTGGGACAACGAGGAGTGGATCGGCCGCGCCATGGACGCGCTGGGCGACGACGTCTACATCACCTTCGACGTGGACTACTTCGACCCCTCGCTGATGCCCGCCACCGGCACCCCCGAGCCCGGCGGGATGACCTGGTACCCCACCATGAAGCTCCTCCGCCGCGTCTTCACCGAGAAGAACGTCGTGGGCGCGGACGTGGTGGAGCTGGCCCCCATCGGCGGCAACGCGGCGCCGGACTTCGTGGCCGCCAAGCTGGTGTACAAGATGATCGCGTACTACGGGCTGAGGGCGCGGGGTTGAGGGCCCAGCCCTCACCCCCCCCCCGGCCCCCCTCTCCCAAACTGCTGGGCGAGGGGGGAGATCGCCGCCATCCTCGCGGTGCCTCCGCATCCGGAAACGCATCGATCCGTAGGGGCGCGATTCATCGCGCCCACCCTCCGCCTGCTCGATCCCTGCTCTACGCACAGATCCGTAGGGGCAGACCCACGTGTCTGCCCGCCCTCGCCCCCACCGCGACCCACGCCGGTCGCACCCAAACCCGTAGGGGCCGCCCCGCGTGGCTGCCCGTGCCATCCCCCGCGCCGCCCCAAGCCACCGCGCACCGATGCACGCCCAACGCCCCTCCCCCGCAGTTTGGGGGAGGGGCAGCGAGGTGACGAGCGGGGAGAGGGCCCCCTACTCCATCTCCTCGATCCGCTCGATCACCCGATCCATCGTCGCCACGGCCGCACGCAGATCCTCCGCGCCGATGTCCGCGGTCACGCGGTGCGTCCAGGCGTACTGGCGCGGGCGGATGACCTCGATGGCGGCCCAACCCGCGGCGGTGGGGCGCAGCAGCTTGGCGCGGCGGTGGGCGGGGTTGTCGACGTACTCGGTGATCCCCGCCTCCACCAGCGCGTCGGCCAGGCGCTGCACGCTCTGCCGGGTGAGGCCCATCACGCGCGCGATCCCGGACACGGTGCGCGGCTGCTGGAGAACGGCGCCCAGAACCTGCCACCGCGCCGGCGTCAGCCCCGTGGGCCGCGCGATCTCCTCCGCTTCGGAGAGAAAGAGCCCGTTCAGGCGGAAGACGCGCAGGAGCAGCTCCGTCAGCGCGTCGCCCGCCGCCGAACGGACCAGGCGCGGAGCCTCGCTCACGCTTCGCCGCCCCCCTCCAGGGCGTAGAACGCGGACGCGTCGCCGGTGCTGTACAGCCGGTACCACGCATCCAGCACGGGCGGCGCGTACAGCTCCAGCCGCTCGAAGATCAGCCGGGCGAAGTCCAGCGGCGCGGTGCCGCTCGCCGTGATCAGGTCGCCGTCGCGCAGGGCGGGGCCGCCGGCGTAGTGCGCCTGCCCCGCGTAGCCGGGCGCGGCGGCCAGGTACTCCGGCGCGTTGCTCGTGTGCGGCCGTGAGTCGAGGAGCCCGCACCGCGCGAGGCCCGACGTTGCGCCGCAGATGGCGGCCACCGGCACGCCCGCCTCCAGGAACTCGCGCGCCTTCTCAGCCGCCGGGGCGTGCTCCCCCCGGTCCCACGTCTCCGCGCCGGGAAGGATCAGCATCGCGCTCTCGCCCGGCGTCACCTCG from Longimicrobium sp. encodes the following:
- a CDS encoding sodium-translocating pyrophosphatase, translated to MHPIAYAVPALGVLALVYTFVMSGWVSKQDAGNERMSTIAGYIADGARAFLNAEYRVLAMFAVIASLFLGYLSFADERSHPLIIAAFLIGALFSAVAGRIGMIIATKANVRTAQAARTSLSKALDVSFAGGSVMGMGVAGLAVLGLGGLFIAFYGFFVDGASPNGFEMERALEVLTGFSLGAESIALFARVGGGIYTKAADVGADLVGKVEAGIPEDDPRNPATIADNVGDNVGDVAGMGADLFGSYVATILATMVLGREVVARGDNFGGMSPILLPMVIAGLGIVFSLVGILLVRIKEGGDVQAALNRGNYVSILLTAVGSYFLIVWMLPDTMRMGRTGSQEFSPMGVFGAVAVGLAVGALMSMITEYYTAMGKRPVNTIVQGSATGHATNVISGLAMGMESTALPILVLAAGIIGSYEFAGLYGVAIAAAGMMATTAMQLAIDAFGPIADNAGGIAEMSELPAEVRQRTDILDAVGNTTAATGKGFAIASAALTSLALFAAFMGISGIEVIDISNARVLGGLFVGAMIPFIFSSLAIAAVGRAAMAMVQEVRRQFREIPGILEGTGMPEYGRCVAISTNAAIREMMLPGAIALIVPVIVGFAMGPQVLGGLLAGVTVSGVLMAMFQSNAGGAWDNAKKSFEKGAMIDGALVYKGSDAHKAAVTGDTVGDPFKDTSGPSMNILIKLMSIMSLVIAPHIAVRTPGESPVREPEARAPVEAPAVAAAAPAVAVVAR
- a CDS encoding amino acid permease, whose protein sequence is MNYFARKNIDQLQADATAEGEHALKRELGPLNLVSLGIGAIIGTGIFVLTGTAAAQHAGPAIVLAFVFAGIACVFAGLCYAEFAAMIPIAGSAYTYGYATLGELIAWIIGWDLILEYLFGAATVAAGWSGYVNSFLRDLGVVLPPSLTSPPGELVQAPGSETWVRKTAALAESLSKQGVDINTLPQANGGFNAIAAIGIFAVTVLLVVGIKESARFNNAAVLIKLGVVTAFILAGGYYVLTHWGQTVDHWTPFIPASTGPGTYGFNGIIAAGGVIFFAYIGFDAVSTTAQEAKNPQRDMPIGILGSLIICTVLYILVSGIMTGIVEYPRLNVGEPIAVAIDATGYTWLAPWIKIGAIAGLSSVMLVMLMSQPRIFYTMSRDGLLPPLFSRLHPRFRTPHISSMLVGTVCALLAGFFDVSELGHLVSIGTLLAFCIVCGGVWYLRVKEPNRPRPFKTPFVPLFPILGIASCLYLMTGLPTEAWTRLFIWLAIGMLIYFLYGRRHSVVQLTGDEAHGGLQEPPRPTYTDDKDGV
- a CDS encoding bifunctional oligoribonuclease/PAP phosphatase NrnA, translating into MPSHDLLAVPESRAFPLRRVLQRLLAARRVVLVTHVGADGDGSGSQAALAAWLESRGIEVAIVNPTPFPDLFRFCLHRQDVVAEMGTPEGEAALAEADLFVVLDTSEPPRVGALAERLPPDRTLVVDHHPAGSEVVGDTAVQDPSAGATGEMVYDLITLAGDAVPHASALGAYVAIVSDTGSFRYSNTTPRIHAVAAELLGRGIDTEVVYRRMFATAPLRRLELLREALATLRTDPEARIAWMTVRADTATRLGATGEDFDGLIEHVRSIEGTEVAMLFRETGEGDTKVSFRSNGAADVNRLARRFGGGGHVKAAGALIPGGIDEVAPPVLAAARSAG
- the speA gene encoding biosynthetic arginine decarboxylase; translated protein: MLRARTGSAAARSPVRGTWENDLGWGTEGRSGCANAGVRAARGRTAEGSGGPPRRTSRGRGLSLRGQRVQIAPPQRTTATLPTPEAALATDWTIEDSRELYNVEGWGVGYFEINDKGHVAVRPTREDSRELDLFEIAMDMEAQGVRLPLLLRFSDILRTRIETLTDRFQHAIKEFDYEGGYTTVYPIKVNQQRHVVEEIVAFGQAHGVGLEVGSKPELQAVLALTERADHLIVCNGYKDEEFMRLAMMGQKLGHKVLIVIEKLSEVETLLRVADEIGVVPTLGVRIKLTTTGSGRWSETAGEKSKFGLNASQVVRVLDKLEAAGKLDTLKLIHFHLGSQIPDIRNIKLGMAEVARFYVELRTIGVGIEYVDVGGGLGVDYDGSRSTSSASVNYSVQEYANDIIYGLAEACRENEIPMPHVISESGRALTAHHALLLINVVDLETQVAGEPEPVDEDAHALVQELAATLKEVGVRNTREVYHDTSFAKQQMQLFFNSGSLSLRERASAERYWLAIMNRVADEARKDPEEYEDILPELESVLIDRYFCNFSLFQSLPDSWAIDQLFPIMPIHRLGEEPTRRGTLQDVTCDSDGKIDSFVGWRKAKPSLELHTFHPDEPYILGIFLTGAYQEILGDLHNLFGDTNAVHIRLAEGGYEIGDLVHGDTVTEVLNYVQFNAQDLVATFRKKVANARLPRAQANAFIADYVDGLAGYTYLESEVE
- a CDS encoding Fur family transcriptional regulator, whose translation is MSVATFDSPPVASPYLHLFRRYLKQQGLPVTQQREVVADVVFSTTEHLSVEEIEARLRERGERIGKATIYRTMEILVRSGLVEDHDFGDGFKRYEHLFGGQPVHDHLVCTHCRKVTEFRSPELLRIKDAVSREHGFAPTRHRLEIHGLCAECQEQGVTVAYNGLTCPAW
- the speB gene encoding agmatinase, whose product is MSNDLPESLKDLPWELPRNFLGLEGDAAGWENAGVVILPIPYESTVSYQGGTKLGPAAILEASRYIELYDQELDGEPGPAVGVCTLPAIHLSSAGPEAAVRELREAYDTILAAAGDRLVIGLGGEHSISSAPVLANAARLQGRRLSVLQFDAHGDLRMEYEGSPYSHAAVMARCIDDADLVQVGIRAITSEERALMRERAPAITTIFAEEMWDNEEWIGRAMDALGDDVYITFDVDYFDPSLMPATGTPEPGGMTWYPTMKLLRRVFTEKNVVGADVVELAPIGGNAAPDFVAAKLVYKMIAYYGLRARG
- a CDS encoding MarR family transcriptional regulator, with the protein product MSEAPRLVRSAAGDALTELLLRVFRLNGLFLSEAEEIARPTGLTPARWQVLGAVLQQPRTVSGIARVMGLTRQSVQRLADALVEAGITEYVDNPAHRRAKLLRPTAAGWAAIEVIRPRQYAWTHRVTADIGAEDLRAAVATMDRVIERIEEME
- a CDS encoding type 1 glutamine amidotransferase family protein; amino-acid sequence: MEQKTVHLFVLDTMADWEPGYAVSGINQPAYQTNPGRYVVRTVGATRDPVRTMGGVTILPDFALDEVTPGESAMLILPGAETWDRGEHAPAAEKAREFLEAGVPVAAICGATSGLARCGLLDSRPHTSNAPEYLAAAPGYAGQAHYAGGPALRDGDLITASGTAPLDFARLIFERLELYAPPVLDAWYRLYSTGDASAFYALEGGGEA